The following coding sequences lie in one Biomphalaria glabrata chromosome 18, xgBioGlab47.1, whole genome shotgun sequence genomic window:
- the LOC129924020 gene encoding uncharacterized protein LOC129924020, producing MQTNHGTQTNQGTQTNHGTQTNQGTQTNHGTQTNHGTQTNHGTQQTNHGTQTNHGTQTNQGTQTNHGTQTNHGTQTNQGTQTNHGTQTNHGTQTNQGTQTNHGTQTNHGTQTNQGTQTNHGTQTNQGTQTNQATQTNHGTQTNHGTQTNQGTQTNHGTQTNQGTQTNQGTQTNQGTQTNQGTQTNQGTQTNQGTQTNHGTQTNQGTQTNQGTQTNHGTQTNQGTQTNHGTQTNHGTQTNQGTQTNQGTQTNHGTQTNQGTQTNQGTQTNQGTQTNQGTQTNQGTQTNHGTQTNQGTQTNQGTQTNHGTQTNQGTQTNQGTQTNHGTQTNQGTQTNQGTQTNQGTQTNQGTQTNQGTQTNQGTQTNQGTQTSHGTQTNQSTQTNQGTQTNQSTQTNQGTQTNQSTQTNQGTQTSHGTQTNQGTQTNQGTQTNQGTQTNQGTQTNQGTQTNHGTQTNQSTQTNQGTNRLGTTLSKRTKNFRSKIAQKKENFRRS from the coding sequence ATGCAGACCAACCATGGTACACAGACCAACCAAGGTACACAGACCAACCATGGTACACAGACCAACCAAGGTACACAGACCAACCATGGTACACAGACCAACCATGGTACACAGACCAACCATGGTACACAACAGACCAACCATGGTACACAGACCAACCATGGTACACAGACCAACCAAGGTACACAGACCAACCATGGTACACAGACCAACCATGGTACACAGACCAACCAAGGTACACAGACCAACCATGGTACACAGACCAACCATGGTACACAGACCAACCAAGGTACACAGACCAACCATGGTACACAGACCAACCATGGCACACAGACCAACCAAGGTACACAGACCAACCATGGTACACAGACCAACCAAGGTACACAGACCAACCAAGCTACACAGACCAACCATGGTACACAGACCAACCATGGTACACAGACCAACCAAGGTACACAGACCAACCATGGTACACAGACCAACCAAGGTACACAGACCAACCAAGGTACACAAACCAACCAAGGTACACAGACCAACCAAGGTACACAGACCAACCAAGGTACACAGACCAACCAAGGTACACAGACCAACCATGGTACACAGACCAACCAAGGTACACAGACCAACCAAGGTACACAGACCAACCATGGTACACAGACCAACCAAGGTACACAGACCAACCATGGTACACAGACCAACCATGGTACACAGACCAACCAAGGTACACAGACCAACCAAGGTACACAGACCAACCATGGTACACAGACCAACCAAGGTACACAGACCAACCAAGGTACACAGACCAACCAAGGTACACAGACCAACCAAGGTACACAGACCAACCAAGGTACACAGACCAACCATGGTACACAGACCAACCAAGGTACACAGACCAACCAAGGTACACAGACCAACCATGGTACACAGACCAACCAAGGTACACAGACCAACCAAGGTACACAGACCAACCATGGTACACAGACCAACCAAGGTACACAGACCAACCAAGGTACACAGACCAACCAAGGTACACAGACCAACCAAGGTACACAGACCAACCAAGGTACACAGACCAACCAAGGTACACAGACCAACCAAGGTACACAGACCAGCCATGGTACACAGACCAACCAAAGTACACAGACCAACCAAGGTACACAGACCAACCAAAGTACACAGACCAACCAAGGTACACAGACCAACCAAAGTACACAGACCAACCAAGGTACACAGACCAGCCATGGTACACAGACCAACCAAGGTACACAGACCAACCAAGGTACACAGACCAACCAAGGTACACAGACCAATCAAGGTACACAGACCAACCAAGGTACACAGACCAACCATGGTACACAGACCAACCAAAGTACACAGACCAACCAAGGTACAAATAGGCTTGGTACAACACTTTCAAAACGAACAAAAAACTTCCGTTCAAAAATAgcccaaaaaaaagaaaattttcgaCGGTCTTAA
- the LOC129924063 gene encoding galanin-like G-protein coupled receptor npr-9, translating to MESELNMNSSTALPTQSEGLAHIDYRFMEITIIINHTISGVISFFGIVGNVINIIIFYRQGFKDTVNISLLGLAVSDLLSLITSLWVAICWNPLMYYADLPFVQEDVEYMTGSLPHLLCTRITAWITAFVALERCLCIVIPLHVRTIITQFRTAVYIVSTFIIVAVAQAGSFYSSSLQWVFNSARNRTVMSRVVREGSQEIESITYSLNLVSPFGSFVIVVLCTAITAIQLRRKSEWRMKTTMAKSKRNENEADVMAKEKKVIKLVVMISVIFIVSFLPANVIHIIYCSISSQLQLVLLYIPYLSISFSFIKVLEAFNASISIVLYYVMSSKFRNNFHEMLGIKSTSINGK from the exons ATGGAGTCAGAGCTAAACATGAACAGCTCTACAGCTCTTCCCACTCAGTCCGAAGGTTTAGCTCACATCGATTACCGTTTTATGGAGATAACTATCATCATCAACCATACGATTAGCGGGGTTATCTCGTTTTTCGGGATAGTCGGCAACGTCATCAACATTATCATCTTCTACAGACAAG GCTTTAAAGATACGGTGAATATATCACTACTCGGTTTGGCAGTGTCGGATCTACTTTCTTTAATTACTTCCTTGTGGGTGGCCATATGCTGGAACCCGCTTATGTACTACGCCGACCTGCCCTTCGTCCAGGAAGACGTTGAATATATGACCGGAAGCCTGCCCCATCTTCTCTGCACGCGAATCACTGCCTGGATCACGGCCTTCGTGGCTCTGGAGCGCTGCCTCTGCATCGTAATTCCTCTTCACGTGAGAACGATTATCACGCAATTTCGTACTGCGGTCTACATAGTCTCTACCTTCATCATCGTGGCCGTCGCCCAGGCGGGGTCTTTCTACTCCAGCAGCCTTCAGTGGGTGTTCAACAGCGCCAGGAACAGAACGGTGATGAGCCGGGTCGTGAGAGAAGGCAGCCAGGAGATCGAGAGCATTACCTACTCGTTAAATCTCGTCTCCCCTTTCGGGTCTTTCGTCATCGTGGTACTCTGCACTGCCATCACCGCCATCCAGCTCAGGCGGAAGTCCGAATGGAGGATGAAAACGACGATGGCGAAATCCAAGCGAAACGAAAACGAGGCGGACGTTATGGCCAAGGAGAAAAAGGTCATAAAACTTGTGGTCATGATCTCGGTCATCTTCATCGTCAGCTTCCTGCCGGCCAACGTCATCCACATCATCTACTGCAGCATCTCATCCCAGCTGCAACTAGTTCTTCTGTACATACCATACCTGAGCATTTCCTTCTCTTTCATTAAAGTTCTGGAAGCTTTCAACGCCAGCATCAGCATCGTCCTGTATTACGTCATGAGCTCAAAGTTTAGAAACAACTTCCACGAAATGTTAGGCATCAAGTCAACATCTATTAATGGCAAATAA
- the LOC106072761 gene encoding putative ankyrin repeat protein RF_0381: MAESVSINLGTPPNKKVGASAKDLLTWPYHKIVRLFDNGQKVLLKPEPDSDYSYSKNQRVVKSAKRKQQLENEQNLEKELCAETKSRCQNNGPEDEKLMNAVTMERYKEAEDILSSQTMVCSQEALDRSFMIAAYNGQKLALVLLLNYKANPNWVDKSGNTPLMVCALNGFLEIVRILIDNGANVNEQNSSGDTALILSIRKSGSAEMARLLCTPANVNLKNKDGYTALMKAVDTGDLGTLNVLIFNGANTSDVREGKAITEMAERKGILKFLNVFIECKASKQPSIIGAVKSRDYSIIATFLTFDKNCVKMRSSNGESALEVLLDLVLSEHNGLSSADKEICKLLILNGVDVNLNKTKFKVGINQNKGDSPLVKAVQTGDLDLVRWLCFKSADLNEIICFEQLTPLMMAAKEGFVDIACFLLSKQANVEVKGREGTALDIAVKYKKMECAKILLEEKVKRGLLDACKTAIEYKEVCLMEHLHDKFTLDSKEVRLMEWTIESGSKEILNFLISKGADVNSKILKRSPNSSTQALNFVYPLHLCVANENLDLIKELVQSGADVNIVDANGDTPLFHACAKNSLGIINYLLSNGAKINAQNNFGKTPMFVAVEKKQLELVNVLLEHGADINICDEAKDTLVSKAIKCQSSDIVTLLLNRGADTNAITKDGDTILTLLLKTLKNSFEREKVENIFKSSLQQTVDINRKDVHGNTALIIACKPEYTWLGAARLLLEQGADVNIINDRNESALSVTLSKGDLDLTKLLLENKATFHLPAHCQEAVHLFITENRPEIIPLALGQGVYPFLIKPTFSCGHIFHCIHMFGNTDLTPLTLALLEGRSSVVLYLIRTRFLTKFDITDILSKCLSRNTILQKKKSELFKNLLSLTTLSFVQVSDSLGATPDREIKVNQLPLPNKIKEQLLFRNLKVKMESP, encoded by the coding sequence ATGGCAGAATCTGTATCCATTAATTTAGGCACTCCACCAAACAAGAAGGTCGGAGCAAGTGCTAAAGATTTATTAACATGGCCGTACCATAAGATCGTTCGTTTGTTCGACAATGGTCAGAAGGTGCTCCTCAAGCCAGAGCCAGACTCTGATTACTCTTATTCTAAAAACCAACGAGTCGTGAAATCAGCGAAACGAAAGCAACAGTTGGAAAATGAACAAAACTTAGAAAAAGAACTTTGCGCAGAAACCAAGAGCAgatgtcaaaacaatggaccAGAAGACGAGAAGTTGATGAATGCAGTGACCATGGAAAGATATAAAGAGGCGGAGGACATTTTATCGAGCCAGACCATGGTGTGTTCTCAGGAAGCTCTGGACAGATCATTCATGATTGCAGCCTACAACGGTCAGAAACTTGCACTCGTTCTGCTTCTTAATTATAAAGCTAATCCGAATTGGGTAGATAAAAGCGGGAACACTCCTCTGATGGTATGTGCCCTGAATGGGTTCTTGGAAATAGTTAGAATTTTGATCGACAATGGAGCCAATGTGAATGAACAGAACAGTTCTGGAGACACGGCTTTGATCTTATCCATTAGAAAGTCGGGCTCTGCAGAAATGGCTCGTTTGCTGTGTACACCTGCTAACGTCaatctaaaaaataaagatgGATACACTGCTCTAATGAAAGCAGTTGACACTGGAGACCTAGGCACGTTAAACGTCTTAATTTTCAATGGCGCCAACACATCTGACGTCAGAGAGGGAAAGGCAATCACAGAAATGGCCGAGCGAAAGGGAATACTGAAGTTTCTTAACGTTTTTATTGAATGTAAAGCTTCTAAACAACCATCTATAATCGGTGCAGTCAAAAGCAGAGATTACTCTATCATTGCGACGTTTCTTACCTTTGATAAAAACTGTGTTAAAATGAGAAGTTCAAACGGAGAGTCTGCATTGGAGGTTTTGCTAGATTTAGTTTTATCTGAGCACAATGGTCTGTCGTCTGCTGATAAAGAGATATGTAAACTTTTGATCCTTAATGGAGTTGAtgtcaatttaaataaaacaaaattcaaagtTGGAATAAATCAGAATAAAGGTGACAGCCCCTTAGTGAAAGCTGTTCAAACCGGTGACCTTGACTTAGTGAGGTGGCTTTGTTTCAAAAGTGCGGACTTGAATGAAATAATTTGCTTTGAACAGTTGACACCTTTAATGATGGCTGCCAAGGAAGGTTTCGTAGACATTGCCTGTTTTTTACTCTCCAAACAAGCAAATGTTGAAGTCAAGGGTAGAGAAGGAACAGCTCTAGACATAGctgtcaaatacaaaaaaatggaaTGCGCCAAAATTCTTCTAGAAGAAAAAGTCAAAAGAGGACTGCTTGATGCCTGCAAGACAGCTATAGAGTACAAGGAAGTCTGCTTAATGGAACATCTTCATGACAAATTTACTCTTGACAGTAAAGAGGTCCGCCTGATGGAGTGGACTATAGAGTCAGGTAGCAAagagattttgaattttcttATTTCAAAAGGGGCAGATGTGAATTCAAAAATTTTAAAACGAAGTCCCAATTCTTCTACTCAAGCACTCAACTTTGTCTACCCTTTGCACTTGTGTGTGGCCAATGAAAATCTCGACCTGATCAAAGAGTTAGTACAGTCTGgggctgatgtcaatatcgtaGACGCCAACGGAGATACGCCCCTCTTTCACGCATGCGCTAAAAACAGTTTGGGGATTATAAACTATTTATTATCAAATGGCGCTAAAATTAATGCTCAGAACAATTTCGGCAAAACTCCTATGTTTGTGGCAGTAGAGAAAAAACAGCTGGAACTTGTGAACGTGTTACTGGAACATGGAGCTGATATAAACATTTGTGACGAGGCCAAAGATACGCTAGTGTCCAAAGCTATCAAGTGTCAAAGTTCAGATATCGTCACCCTTCTGTTGAACCGCGGCGCAGACACGAATGCCATCACAAAAGATGGAGATACGATTTTAACGCTGCTGCTGAAGACTCTGAAGAATTCGTTCGAGCGGGAGAAAGTGGAGAACATATTTAAGAGCTCTCTCCAACAAACTGTGGACATCAACAGGAAGGACGTTCACGGAAACACGGCGCTGATCATCGCCTGCAAACCGGAATACACCTGGCTCGGGGCGGCAAGACTCCTCTTGGAACAAGGTGCCGACGTCAACATAATTAACGATCGTAACGAGTCCGCTCTATCGGTTACCTTGTCGAAAGGGGATCTCGACCTGACGAAACTTCTTTTGGAGAACAAGGCGACTTTTCATTTGCCTGCGCACTGCCAAGAAGCGGTGCACTTGTTCATCACCGAGAATCGCCCAGAGATCATCCCGCTAGCACTGGGCCAAGGCGTGTATCCGTTTCTGATCAAGCCGACTTTCTCTTGTGGACATATATTTCATTGTATCCACATGTTCGGTAACACCGATCTGACGCCTCTGACACTGGCCCTGCTGGAAGGACGCTCTTCCGTAGTTCtttatttaattcggacacgTTTCCTGACCAAATTTGACATCACAGATATCTTGAGCAAGTGCCTTTCCCGAAACACTAttctgcaaaagaaaaaaagcgaACTGTTCAAGAACCTGCTCTCTCTGACCACCCTCAGCTTTGTCCAAGTCTCTGATTCACTCGGCGCTACGCCAGACAGGGAAATAAAAGTCAACCAACTGCCACTGCCGAACAAAATCAAAGAACAACTTTTGTTTCGAAATTTGAAAGTGAAGATGGAGTCACCCTAA
- the LOC106072763 gene encoding uncharacterized protein LOC106072763, with the protein MEEVDQLFEVSSSQASAPPGFKDTVNISLLGLAVSDLLSLITALWVAICWNPLMYYADLPFIPEDVDYLTGSLPHLLFTRVTAWITAFVALERCLCIAIPLHVKTIVTPSRVAIYIVCTFVVVTGAQAGSFYTSSLEWVFNSLRNRTIMSRVWREGSQEIESITYSVNLVFPFGSFIIVVVCTAISAIQLRRKSKWRMKTTMAKSTRKDNEADVVSKEKKVIKLVVMISVIFIVSFLPSNIIHITYCSIASQPELVYFYWPYLSISYSFVKILEAFNASISIVLYYVMSSKFRNNFYVLFGVKTTFKM; encoded by the exons ATGGAAGAAGTAGATCAACT ATTTGAGGTGTCAAGCAGCCAGGCATCGGCACCACCAG GCTTTAAAGATACGGTGAATATCTCTCTCCTTGGTTTGGCAGTGTCGGATCTACTTTCTTTAATAACTGCTCTTTGGGTGGCCATATGCTGGAACCCGTTAATGTACTACGCCGACCTGCCCTTCATTCCAGAAGACGTAGATTACTTGACCGGAAGTCTACCCCACCTTCTTTTCACTCGCGTCACTGCCTGGATTACGGCATTCGTCGCCCTGGAGCGCTGCCTCTGTATCGCCATTCCTCTCCACGTGAAAACCATCGTCACGCCTTCGAGGGTCGCGATCTACATCGTTTGTACTTTCGTGGTGGTGACCGGAGCTCAGGCAGGGTCCTTCTACACCAGCAGCCTGGAGTGGGTGTTCAATAGCTTAAGGAACAGGACGATCATGAGCCGTGTGTGGAGAGAAGGCAGCCAGGAGATCGAGAGCATTACCTACTCGGTCAATCTGGTCTTTCCTTTTGGATCTTTCATCATAGTCGTCGTCTGCACCGCCATCTCCGCCATCCAGCTCAGGCGGAAGTCCAAATGGAGGATGAAAACGACGATGGCGAAGTCAACGCGAAAGGACAACGAGGCGGACGTTGTGTCCAAGGAGAAAAAGGTTATTAAACTTGTGGTCATGATCTCGGTCATCTTTATCGTCAGTTTCCTGCCGTCCAACATCATCCACATCACCTACTGCAGCATCGCCTCTCAGCCAGAGCTGGTCTACTTCTACTGGCCATATCTTAGCATATCCTATTCCTTTGTCAAAATCCTGGAAGCTTTCAACGCCAGCATCAGCATCGTCCTGTATTACGTCATGAGCTCAAAGTTTAGGAACAACTTCTACGTTTTATTTGGCGTCAAGACAACATTCAAAATGTAG